The following proteins are encoded in a genomic region of Rubrobacter xylanophilus DSM 9941:
- a CDS encoding inositol-3-phosphate synthase, which yields MRRNEEARKEGGEKLGVLLVGVGGAVATTFMAGVELIRRGFGRPVGSLSQLGRLALSPDGEDRRSIKELLPLASMEELVFGGWDIFGEDCYEAAVGAGVLSKEHLGLVRDALREVEIFEGVFERRFVSSLEGDHTKEGQYESLFEAASLVREEIRAFKRKSGAGRAVMINCASTEAHIELEEERWGRVHRSVEDFERALKENKSHPAIPPSALYAYAAIEEGVPYANGTPSLGAHSAALKELAEHRGVAISGKDFKSGQTFIKSALAPAIKARMLGMEGWFSTNILGNRDGLVLEAPQNFKSKELTKRSVLDAILEPELYPELYGELYHRVEINYYPPRGDAKEGWDNIDIFGWLGYPMQIKLNFLCRDSILAAPIVLDLALFMDLAQRLSYGGGGVQRWLSFYYKSPMVGEEARERPEHDLFAQLLMLRGALREMAGLSSASPCDPSSLK from the coding sequence ATGAGAAGGAATGAGGAGGCGAGGAAGGAGGGGGGCGAGAAGCTTGGGGTTCTGCTCGTTGGGGTGGGAGGGGCGGTTGCCACCACCTTCATGGCGGGCGTCGAGCTCATAAGGCGGGGCTTTGGGCGGCCTGTTGGGTCCCTGAGCCAGCTTGGCAGGCTTGCGCTCTCCCCGGACGGGGAGGATCGGAGGAGCATAAAGGAGCTCTTGCCGCTTGCCTCGATGGAAGAGCTTGTGTTTGGGGGCTGGGACATCTTTGGGGAGGACTGCTACGAGGCTGCGGTGGGGGCTGGGGTTTTGAGCAAGGAGCATTTGGGGCTTGTGAGGGACGCCCTCAGGGAGGTTGAGATCTTCGAGGGGGTCTTCGAGCGGCGCTTTGTGAGCTCTCTTGAGGGGGATCACACCAAGGAGGGGCAGTACGAGAGCCTCTTTGAGGCGGCCTCGCTTGTGCGGGAGGAGATCCGCGCTTTCAAGAGAAAGAGCGGGGCGGGGAGGGCTGTGATGATCAACTGCGCCTCGACGGAGGCCCACATCGAGCTCGAGGAGGAGCGGTGGGGCAGGGTTCACAGAAGCGTTGAGGACTTTGAGCGGGCGCTGAAAGAGAACAAGAGCCACCCGGCCATCCCCCCCTCTGCGCTCTACGCCTACGCGGCCATAGAAGAGGGGGTGCCCTACGCCAACGGCACGCCCTCCCTTGGGGCGCACAGTGCGGCCTTGAAAGAGCTTGCCGAGCACAGGGGCGTTGCCATAAGCGGCAAGGACTTCAAGAGCGGCCAGACCTTCATAAAAAGCGCCCTTGCCCCGGCCATAAAGGCCAGGATGCTTGGGATGGAGGGGTGGTTTTCGACCAACATCCTGGGCAACCGGGACGGGCTGGTTCTGGAGGCTCCGCAGAACTTCAAGAGCAAGGAGCTCACAAAGCGCTCGGTGCTCGATGCCATTCTGGAGCCCGAGCTCTACCCCGAGCTCTATGGGGAGCTCTACCACAGGGTGGAGATAAACTACTACCCGCCGCGGGGGGACGCCAAGGAGGGCTGGGACAACATAGACATCTTTGGCTGGCTTGGCTACCCGATGCAGATAAAGCTCAACTTTCTGTGCCGCGACTCCATACTGGCTGCGCCCATAGTGCTTGACCTGGCGCTCTTCATGGACCTTGCCCAGAGGCTCTCCTATGGGGGCGGGGGGGTTCAGCGGTGGCTCTCGTTCTACTACAAGAGCCCCATGGTTGGGGAGGAGGCCAGAGAGAGGCCGGAGCACGACCTCTTTGCGCAGCTGCTCATGCTGAGGGGTGCGCTCAGGGAGATGGCCGGCCTCTCCTCCGCTTCTCCCTGCGATCCCTCCTCCCTCAAGTGA
- a CDS encoding metal-sulfur cluster assembly factor, which translates to MVTEERVRDQLRNVIDPELGMDLVELGLIYDIGIHDEGRHVDVTFSLTSPMCPVGDLIQEQVETEVLSIEGVETVNAQLTFEPMWNPDMMSPAAKLFFGR; encoded by the coding sequence GTGGTTACCGAGGAGCGAGTCAGGGACCAGCTGAGGAACGTCATAGACCCGGAGCTCGGGATGGACCTCGTCGAGCTCGGGCTCATCTACGACATCGGCATCCACGACGAGGGCCGGCACGTGGACGTCACCTTCTCCCTGACCAGCCCCATGTGCCCGGTGGGGGACCTCATCCAGGAGCAGGTGGAGACGGAGGTGCTCTCCATAGAGGGGGTGGAGACGGTCAACGCCCAGCTGACCTTCGAGCCGATGTGGAACCCCGACATGATGAGCCCGGCCGCGAAGCTCTTCTTCGGGCGCTAG
- a CDS encoding DNA-3-methyladenine glycosylase family protein, producing MRTVVGQQLSVGAARSIYARLCARFGGRPPLPGELEAVPDEELRACGVSGAKARCLRELARRVLEGGLPLEELRGLPDGEVISALTAVRGIGRWSAQMFLIFHLRRPDVLPAADLGIRRAAALLYGLPELPAEELLERLAAPWRPWRTTACLYLWRSLDALPA from the coding sequence GTGCGGACCGTGGTCGGGCAGCAGCTCTCCGTCGGGGCCGCGCGCAGCATCTACGCGCGGCTGTGCGCCCGCTTCGGGGGGCGCCCGCCGCTCCCCGGGGAGCTTGAGGCCGTCCCGGACGAGGAGCTCCGGGCCTGCGGGGTCTCGGGGGCCAAGGCCCGCTGCCTCAGGGAGCTCGCCCGGCGGGTCCTGGAGGGCGGTTTGCCGCTCGAGGAGCTGCGCGGCCTCCCCGACGGGGAGGTGATCTCCGCGCTCACCGCCGTGAGGGGCATCGGGCGCTGGAGCGCCCAGATGTTCCTCATCTTCCACCTCCGGCGCCCCGACGTGCTCCCGGCCGCAGACCTCGGGATCCGCCGCGCGGCGGCCCTGCTCTACGGCCTCCCCGAGCTGCCCGCAGAAGAGCTGCTCGAGCGCCTCGCCGCTCCCTGGCGGCCCTGGCGCACCACCGCCTGCCTGTACCTCTGGCGCTCCCTCGACGCCCTCCCCGCCTGA
- a CDS encoding secondary thiamine-phosphate synthase enzyme YjbQ: MKLSEVSVRTGRRYEFVSITEEVRRAVARSGVREGVCVVSSSHTTAAVTVNEDYDPDVARDLTAASEALINALDVSFEHAEGNSDSHLLASLFGQSETLLVRDGELQLGRWQGVFLAEFDGPRDRTVRVAVLAG, encoded by the coding sequence ATGAAGCTCTCGGAGGTCAGCGTCAGGACCGGCCGGCGCTACGAGTTCGTCAGCATAACCGAGGAGGTGCGCCGCGCGGTCGCGCGGTCGGGGGTGCGGGAGGGGGTGTGCGTCGTCTCCTCCTCGCACACCACCGCCGCGGTCACCGTCAACGAGGACTACGACCCCGACGTCGCCCGCGACCTCACCGCCGCCAGCGAGGCCCTCATAAACGCCCTCGACGTGAGCTTCGAGCACGCCGAGGGCAACAGCGACTCGCACCTGCTCGCCAGCCTCTTCGGGCAGTCCGAGACCCTTCTGGTGCGGGACGGGGAGCTGCAGCTCGGGCGCTGGCAGGGGGTGTTCCTGGCGGAGTTCGACGGCCCCAGAGACCGGACCGTCCGGGTGGCGGTCTTGGCGGGATAG